The Vibrio echinoideorum DNA window TTTTCAGTTTACCGCTTGCTAGTAAGCTGTTGATAGCATCGGCCATTGCAACGCTTGCGCCTGAAATAGAAGCAGTACGTGTACCGCCGTCTGCTTGGATAACATCACAATCGACAGTGATCATGATTTCACCCAGTACTTTCAGATCAACAACAGCACGTAGGCTACGAGCGATCAGACGTTGGATTTCCATCGTACGACCACCTTGCTTGCCGCTCGCCGCTTCACGACGGTTACGAGTGTGCGTTGCACGTGGAAGCATACCGTATTCAGCAGTTACCCAACCCTTTCCTTGGCCTTTTAACCAACGCGGTACGTTTTCTTCTACCGTCGCATTACATAGAACTTTGGTGTTGCCGAACTCAACTAATACAGAACCTTCAGCATAAGCTGTGTAGTTACGAGTAATTTTAATTGGACGAATTTGATCTACAGCGCGGTCATTTGGACGCATTGGTATCTACCTTATTAACAGTCTGAAGTGATTTACTATCGAAAGAGTGCATCACCTAAGAACGCGGTGAGACAGTTTTGATTGGGGCAAGATTATATAGCAGTTTATCTTTCAAATCTATTTACCGTTCAAATCTACTGCTCGTTACAAGCTATGATCGCGAAAAGCGACAGGCTTCGGGAGCACCCCATATCGTGATACTATTCGTGCGCGTTATTTTCAGAATGATAAAAGACAGGAAAATTCGATGATTTATAGTATGACTGCGTACGCACGCAAAGAAGTAAAAGGCGATTGGGGTACAGCAGTATGGGAAATCCGTAGTGTAAACCAACGCTACCTAGAAACTTACTTCCGTATGCCTGAACAGTTCCGTGGTTTAGAGCCAATCCTACGTGAGCGTTTCCGTAAGCGTCTAGCTCGTGGCAAGGTTGAATGTAACCTACGCTTTGAAGCAAACCCAGCAGCAAAGGGCGAACTAAGCATCAATGAAGGCTTGGCTCAGCAAGTAATCAATGCTGCTA harbors:
- the rph gene encoding ribonuclease PH; translated protein: MRPNDRAVDQIRPIKITRNYTAYAEGSVLVEFGNTKVLCNATVEENVPRWLKGQGKGWVTAEYGMLPRATHTRNRREAASGKQGGRTMEIQRLIARSLRAVVDLKVLGEIMITVDCDVIQADGGTRTASISGASVAMADAINSLLASGKLKKNPMKGHVAAVSVGIVGAQALCDLEYVEDSAADTDMNVVMTEDGKMIEIQGTAEGEPFSHEELMQLLALANKGIVDIVEAQKAALAD